The Populus trichocarpa isolate Nisqually-1 chromosome 2, P.trichocarpa_v4.1, whole genome shotgun sequence genome has a window encoding:
- the LOC7468746 gene encoding co-chaperone protein p23-1 has translation MSRHPSVKWAQRSDNLFITVQLPDAQDVKLKIEPEGKFFFSATSGVDKIPYEVELDLLDKVIVEESKASTGSRSIQYIVKKAENKWWSRLIKQTGKPPVFLTVDWDKWIDEDEEFTSKGAPEAGMGDMGFDFPNLNLGGGGFDGPAPGMDDDDEDDTEDENAEEAPSAEKEVASASGEADTKKT, from the exons CCGTCATCCTTCAGTGAAATGGGCCCAGAGGTCCGACAATTTGTTCATCACCGTGCAGCTGCCTGATGCACAGGATGTAAAGCTTAAAATCGAGCCCGAAGGAAAATTTTTCTTCTCTGCTACCAGTGGGGTGGATAAGATACCCTATGAAGTTGAACTTGACCTATTAGACAAGGTCATTGTAGAG GAGAGCAAGGCTAGTACTGGCTCCAGAAGTATCCAGTACATTGTGAAGAAGGCTGAGAATAAATGGTGGAGCAGATTGATAAAACAAACCGGAAAACCTCCAGTGTTCTTGACTGTTGATTGGGATAAATGGATTGATGAGGATGAGGAGTTCACTAGCAAGG GAGCACCTGAGGCTGGGATGGGGGATATGGGTTTTGATTTTCCT AATCTGAATCTTGGAGGCGGAGGCTTTGACGGGCCTGCTCCTGGAATGGACGATG ATGATGAAGATGACACAGAGGATGAGAATGCGGAAGAAGCACCGTCAGCAGAGAAGGAAGTAGCATCCGCTAGTGGCGAAGCAGACACTAAGAAAACTTGA